A window from Leifsonia shinshuensis encodes these proteins:
- a CDS encoding Pls/PosA family non-ribosomal peptide synthetase: protein MGPVRAAGPSTGLLLRGDAAPPPRTLIDILTDTARRYPDASALEDAAGALSYRELLARVWAGAARLHESGVSRGDRVGVRMSSGTRELYLAILSVLAAGAAYVPVDVDDPEERAELVFGEAAVRAVLTDAGLQVHGEARPQPVFAAAAPHPSTAAVPVVEPPTPEDDAWIIFTSGSTGTPKGVAVRHRSAAAFVDAEARLFLQEEPIGPQDRVLAGLSVAFDASCEEMWLAWGHGACLVPAPRSLVRTGMDLGPWLSARRITVVSTVPTLAALWPVDALDNVRLLIFGGEACPPELVSRLAVPGREVWNTYGPTEATVVACAAPLIAGEPVRIGLPLDGWDLAVVDAQGAPVADGDSGELVIGGVGLARYLDPAKDAEKYAPMPSLGWERAYRSGDQVRFDPDGLFYLGRADDQVKLGGRRIELGEVEAALQQLPGVSGAAAAVRRSSAGNDVLVGYLAVPDAGAFDRRAALAHLRETLPAALVPLLAVVDDLPVRTSGKVDKAALPWPLEDADGGDGAVTDDPIARALADDWRSVLGLPVSGPDDNFFDLGGGSLAAAQLVSLIRRRHPDITVADIYATPRFGAMVQALAESSPSASAASTHVVPPTPLRMRALQTVLGVPLFILGGIRWLLYLLTAALLLRPLGGFDVLPVVDPVWLIVGLIVFVTPWGRMAIAVVAARLLLAGVKAGDHPRGGGVHLRLWLAEQVAHQIGAASLAGAPWILYYARALGATIDRGVDLHTLPPVTGMLRIGAGASIEPEVDLAGYWIDGDVVRIGEIRIGAGSAVGARSSLMPGTKIGRNATVAPGSAVFGRVPAGQNWSGSPAVRVGRAHDWWPAERPPRRTRWVAAYALASLVVSLVPVVSLAAGAAVVAAFVRGAASWGDVAARAAAGLVPGTLAAGLVLAVSVVLFVRLLGIGMREGVYPVRSRVGWQAWSTERLLDLARTVLFPLYSSLFTPVWLRMLGARVGKDVEASTVLLLPRMTRIRDGAFLADDTLVASYELGGGYVRIAAVDIGARAFLGNSGMAGAGNRVPRDGLVAVLSFAPRKAKAGSSWLGSPPVRLRRQAQDADLSRTFEPPTALRVARTAWELLRIVPVFVTCAIGLGVVIGLGAIDTAWGTVWAVVLSGPVLLLAGAVAAGVSTAAKWALLGRLKPGEHPLWSSFIWRSEVSDTFTEMVAAPWFAWAAAGTPALVWWLRSLGARIGTGVWIDSYWLPEADLVTLGDASTVNRGCVVQTHLFHDRIMSMDQVTIERGGTLGPHSVILPAADIGPEATVGPASLVMRGETVPAGSRWSGNPIGPWREVVVREYRARVGG, encoded by the coding sequence ATCGGGCCCGTCCGCGCCGCGGGTCCTTCTACCGGGCTGCTGCTGCGCGGGGATGCCGCACCTCCCCCGCGGACGCTGATCGACATCCTCACCGACACCGCCCGGCGCTACCCGGACGCCTCCGCGCTGGAGGATGCCGCGGGCGCCTTGAGTTACCGGGAGCTGCTGGCCCGGGTCTGGGCCGGGGCCGCCCGCCTGCACGAGAGCGGGGTGAGCCGCGGCGACCGCGTCGGCGTGCGGATGAGCTCGGGCACCCGGGAGCTGTACCTCGCCATCCTGAGCGTCCTCGCCGCCGGCGCGGCCTACGTGCCGGTGGATGTGGACGACCCCGAGGAGCGCGCCGAGCTGGTCTTCGGTGAAGCGGCGGTGCGTGCCGTGCTGACGGATGCCGGACTCCAGGTGCACGGAGAGGCGCGGCCGCAGCCGGTGTTCGCCGCCGCCGCGCCGCATCCGAGCACCGCCGCCGTTCCGGTCGTCGAACCGCCGACGCCGGAGGACGACGCGTGGATCATCTTCACCTCGGGCTCGACCGGCACGCCGAAGGGCGTCGCCGTCCGGCACCGGTCGGCGGCGGCGTTCGTGGATGCCGAGGCGCGGCTGTTCCTACAGGAGGAGCCGATCGGCCCGCAGGACCGCGTGCTCGCCGGCCTCTCCGTGGCGTTCGACGCGTCGTGCGAGGAGATGTGGCTGGCCTGGGGCCACGGCGCGTGCCTCGTGCCGGCCCCGCGGTCGCTGGTGCGCACCGGCATGGATCTCGGCCCGTGGCTCTCGGCCCGGCGGATCACCGTCGTGTCGACCGTTCCGACGCTCGCGGCGCTGTGGCCGGTGGATGCGCTCGACAACGTCCGGCTGCTGATCTTCGGCGGCGAGGCGTGCCCGCCGGAGCTGGTGAGCCGGCTCGCCGTGCCGGGCCGCGAGGTCTGGAACACTTACGGACCGACCGAGGCCACGGTGGTGGCCTGCGCCGCTCCCCTCATAGCGGGCGAGCCGGTGCGGATCGGCCTGCCGCTCGACGGCTGGGACCTGGCGGTGGTGGATGCGCAGGGCGCGCCGGTCGCGGACGGCGACAGCGGCGAGCTCGTCATCGGCGGCGTCGGCCTGGCCCGCTACCTCGACCCTGCGAAGGACGCCGAGAAGTACGCCCCGATGCCGTCCCTCGGCTGGGAGCGGGCCTACCGCAGCGGCGACCAGGTGCGCTTCGACCCTGATGGCCTGTTCTATCTGGGCCGCGCCGACGACCAGGTCAAGCTCGGCGGCCGCCGCATCGAGCTCGGCGAAGTGGAGGCGGCGCTCCAGCAGCTGCCGGGCGTCTCGGGCGCCGCGGCGGCCGTCCGGCGCTCCTCGGCGGGCAACGACGTGCTGGTCGGCTACCTGGCCGTGCCGGACGCCGGCGCGTTCGACCGCCGCGCCGCGCTGGCGCACCTGCGCGAGACCCTGCCTGCCGCTCTGGTGCCGCTTCTCGCGGTGGTGGACGACCTGCCCGTCCGCACCTCCGGCAAGGTGGACAAGGCCGCCCTCCCATGGCCGCTCGAGGATGCGGACGGCGGTGACGGTGCCGTAACCGACGACCCGATCGCGCGGGCGCTCGCCGACGACTGGCGGAGCGTCCTCGGCCTGCCCGTCTCGGGTCCTGACGACAACTTCTTCGACCTGGGCGGCGGGTCGCTGGCGGCGGCGCAGCTGGTGTCGCTGATCCGCCGGCGGCATCCCGACATCACGGTCGCCGACATCTACGCGACCCCGCGCTTCGGGGCGATGGTGCAGGCGCTGGCCGAGAGCTCGCCCTCGGCGTCCGCCGCCTCCACCCACGTGGTGCCGCCCACCCCGCTCCGGATGCGCGCACTGCAGACCGTGCTCGGGGTGCCGCTGTTCATCCTGGGCGGCATCCGCTGGCTCCTCTACCTGCTGACGGCGGCCCTCCTGCTGCGCCCGCTCGGCGGCTTCGACGTCCTGCCGGTCGTCGACCCGGTCTGGCTGATCGTGGGGCTCATCGTGTTCGTCACTCCGTGGGGCCGCATGGCGATCGCCGTCGTCGCCGCCCGGCTGCTGCTCGCCGGGGTCAAGGCCGGCGACCATCCGCGCGGGGGCGGCGTGCACCTCCGGCTGTGGCTCGCCGAGCAGGTGGCGCACCAGATCGGCGCCGCCAGCCTCGCCGGTGCGCCGTGGATCCTCTACTACGCACGAGCGCTGGGTGCGACGATCGACCGCGGCGTCGACCTCCACACACTGCCGCCGGTCACGGGGATGCTGCGCATCGGCGCCGGCGCCTCCATCGAACCCGAGGTGGACCTCGCCGGGTACTGGATCGACGGGGACGTCGTCCGCATTGGGGAGATCCGGATCGGCGCGGGCAGCGCGGTCGGCGCGCGCAGCTCGCTGATGCCCGGCACCAAGATCGGCCGGAACGCGACGGTCGCCCCCGGCTCGGCGGTGTTCGGCCGCGTGCCCGCCGGCCAGAACTGGTCGGGCTCACCCGCCGTGCGCGTCGGCCGTGCGCACGACTGGTGGCCGGCCGAGCGTCCGCCGCGGCGGACCCGCTGGGTGGCCGCGTACGCGCTCGCGTCCCTGGTCGTCTCGCTGGTCCCCGTCGTCTCGCTCGCGGCCGGCGCGGCGGTCGTCGCCGCGTTCGTCCGCGGCGCCGCATCGTGGGGCGACGTCGCCGCCCGGGCTGCCGCCGGCCTCGTCCCGGGCACCCTGGCGGCCGGGCTGGTGCTCGCCGTCAGCGTGGTGCTGTTCGTGCGCCTGCTGGGCATCGGGATGCGCGAGGGCGTCTACCCGGTGCGCAGCCGCGTCGGCTGGCAGGCGTGGTCGACCGAGCGGTTGCTCGACCTCGCGCGCACCGTCCTCTTCCCGCTCTACTCCAGCCTCTTCACCCCCGTCTGGCTGCGGATGCTCGGAGCGCGCGTCGGCAAGGACGTCGAGGCGTCGACGGTGCTCCTCCTCCCCCGGATGACCCGCATCCGCGACGGCGCGTTCCTCGCGGACGACACGCTTGTCGCGTCGTACGAGCTCGGCGGCGGGTACGTGCGCATCGCCGCGGTGGACATCGGAGCGCGCGCCTTCCTCGGCAACTCCGGGATGGCCGGAGCCGGCAACCGCGTGCCGCGCGACGGCCTCGTGGCCGTTCTGTCGTTCGCCCCGCGCAAGGCCAAGGCCGGGTCGTCGTGGCTCGGCTCCCCGCCGGTGCGGCTCCGCCGTCAGGCCCAGGATGCGGACCTCAGCCGCACGTTCGAGCCCCCGACGGCCCTGCGCGTCGCGCGCACCGCGTGGGAGCTGCTGCGCATCGTCCCCGTCTTCGTCACGTGCGCGATCGGGCTGGGCGTCGTGATCGGGCTCGGGGCGATCGACACGGCGTGGGGAACCGTCTGGGCGGTGGTCCTGAGCGGACCGGTGCTCCTGCTCGCGGGCGCGGTCGCGGCGGGCGTGAGCACCGCCGCGAAGTGGGCGCTGCTCGGCCGGCTCAAGCCCGGCGAGCATCCGCTCTGGTCGTCGTTCATCTGGCGCAGCGAGGTCTCCGACACGTTCACCGAGATGGTGGCGGCGCCCTGGTTCGCCTGGGCGGCGGCGGGAACGCCCGCACTGGTCTGGTGGCTGCGCAGCCTCGGCGCCCGCATCGGCACCGGCGTCTGGATCGACAGCTATTGGCTGCCGGAGGCGGATCTGGTCACGCTCGGGGACGCATCCACCGTGAATCGGGGCTGCGTCGTGCAGACGCACCTGTTCCATGATCGAATCATGAGCATGGACCAGGTCACCATCGAACGCGGCGGCACGCTCGGCCCGCACAGCGTCATCCTGCCGGCCGCCGACATCGGACCGGAGGCGACCGTCGGACCGGCGTCGCTCGTCATGCGCGGCGAGACGGTCCCCGCGGGCAGCCGCTGGAGCGGCAACCCGATCGGCCCGTGGCGCGAGGTCGTGGTGCGCGAGTACCGGGCGCGGGTCGGCGGATGA
- a CDS encoding NUDIX domain-containing protein has protein sequence MTVRSAALLLYRRRAGVEVWIAHMGGPYWTSKDEAAWSFPKGIVEEGDLGDELAAARREFTEEIGTPPPDADYVPLGEFPGSGKTIVVFAAESEFQPDAVRSNTFELEWPPRSGRMRSFPEVDDARWFPLDEARPKLTKAQRPILDALLAHLEEDAEIH, from the coding sequence ATGACCGTCCGCAGCGCCGCCCTGCTCCTGTACCGCCGTCGCGCCGGGGTGGAGGTGTGGATCGCCCATATGGGAGGTCCGTACTGGACCAGCAAAGACGAAGCCGCGTGGTCGTTCCCGAAGGGCATCGTCGAGGAGGGCGACCTCGGCGATGAGCTGGCTGCCGCCCGGCGAGAGTTCACGGAGGAGATCGGCACCCCGCCGCCCGACGCCGACTACGTGCCGCTCGGCGAGTTCCCCGGGTCCGGCAAGACGATCGTGGTCTTCGCCGCCGAGAGCGAGTTCCAGCCGGATGCGGTGCGCAGCAACACGTTCGAGCTGGAGTGGCCGCCGCGGTCCGGCCGTATGAGGTCGTTCCCGGAGGTCGACGACGCCCGCTGGTTCCCGCTGGACGAGGCGCGCCCGAAACTGACGAAGGCCCAGCGGCCCATTCTGGACGCGCTGCTCGCGCACCTCGAGGAGGACGCGGAAATCCACTAG
- a CDS encoding potassium channel family protein — protein MNLERWRTIADWPLTAAAFLFLIAYAWEVIGDLTGSAAAAAEAVIAVTWAAFVIDYVVCLVLAPRRWRWFYTHLLDLAIVVLPALRPLRLLRLLAVLAVLQRTAGRAFRGRVIMYVAGAVALLVFTAALAVLDAERSAPASPIHTFPQAVWWAFETISTVGYGDFTPITETGRLVAVGLMVGGVATLGIVTATLASWIVERVAETEADERAATHGEIVALSAQVAELKELLEERAAS, from the coding sequence ATGAATCTGGAGCGCTGGCGCACAATCGCTGACTGGCCGCTCACGGCGGCCGCATTCCTCTTCCTCATCGCCTACGCCTGGGAGGTAATCGGAGACCTCACCGGGTCGGCCGCGGCCGCCGCAGAGGCGGTGATCGCCGTGACCTGGGCGGCGTTCGTCATCGACTATGTCGTGTGCCTAGTGCTGGCCCCGCGCAGGTGGCGATGGTTCTACACGCATCTTCTCGATCTCGCGATCGTCGTCCTCCCAGCACTCCGGCCGCTCCGCCTCCTCAGGCTTCTAGCCGTGCTTGCAGTGCTCCAGCGAACGGCCGGGCGCGCCTTTCGCGGGCGGGTGATCATGTACGTCGCCGGGGCGGTTGCTTTGCTCGTCTTCACCGCCGCGCTCGCGGTGCTGGACGCCGAGCGATCGGCGCCGGCCTCGCCGATCCACACGTTCCCTCAGGCCGTCTGGTGGGCATTCGAGACGATCTCGACCGTGGGATATGGCGACTTCACGCCGATCACCGAAACCGGGCGGCTGGTCGCCGTGGGCCTCATGGTCGGCGGCGTCGCGACGCTGGGCATCGTCACCGCGACCCTCGCCTCGTGGATCGTCGAAAGGGTTGCGGAGACAGAAGCGGACGAGCGGGCGGCGACGCACGGCGAGATCGTCGCCCTGTCGGCCCAGGTCGCGGAACTCAAAGAACTTCTCGAGGAGAGGGCAGCCTCATGA
- a CDS encoding NUDIX domain-containing protein: MDSGDAWVEGPDGQRFWGRFGAAGLLVHDLRRGVLLQHRADWSHFGGTWGLPGGARHAGESAVDGALREAAEEAAVPPDALHVLFESVLDLGFWSYTTVVAQAVRSFEPHMADVESIELRWVPVDQVVSLPLHPGFAASWPSLRARLAALSD; this comes from the coding sequence GTGGACTCGGGTGACGCGTGGGTGGAAGGGCCGGACGGCCAGCGGTTCTGGGGCCGGTTCGGCGCGGCCGGGCTGCTCGTGCACGACCTGCGGCGCGGGGTGCTGCTGCAGCACCGGGCGGACTGGAGCCACTTCGGCGGCACCTGGGGGCTTCCGGGAGGCGCGCGGCACGCGGGGGAGAGCGCGGTCGACGGTGCGCTCCGCGAGGCGGCCGAGGAGGCGGCGGTGCCGCCCGACGCGCTCCACGTGCTGTTCGAGAGCGTGCTCGACCTCGGCTTCTGGTCGTACACGACGGTGGTCGCGCAGGCGGTGCGCTCGTTCGAGCCGCACATGGCGGACGTCGAGAGCATCGAACTGCGCTGGGTGCCGGTCGACCAGGTGGTGTCGCTGCCGCTGCACCCGGGCTTCGCCGCGTCCTGGCCGTCGCTGCGCGCGCGCCTGGCCGCCCTGTCGGACTAG